From one Streptomyces sp. Q6 genomic stretch:
- a CDS encoding SMI1/KNR4 family protein — MTDYLAAAIAMLGPAENRYADPAAWDRLHTELDIRLPTDYQTLVDAYAPIQLNGHLYLHHPATEHWNLGDWIRGTVRAWSEVSWDKLDPDEDPRLLFGLSELSFGTRNGLWPIASTDRGETLFLVAADDTAPWILIEDGEGGWARFDMSFAEWLYRYLIGEDMAGPNTSAFYPGPVQLCRLPMTADERPEPWSGPDRGM, encoded by the coding sequence ATGACCGACTACCTGGCCGCCGCCATCGCGATGCTCGGCCCGGCCGAGAACCGCTACGCCGACCCCGCCGCCTGGGACCGGCTCCACACCGAACTCGACATCCGGCTGCCGACCGACTATCAGACCCTCGTAGACGCATACGCTCCCATCCAGCTCAACGGCCACCTGTACCTGCACCACCCCGCAACCGAACACTGGAACCTGGGTGACTGGATACGCGGGACGGTCCGTGCCTGGTCCGAAGTCTCCTGGGACAAGCTCGACCCGGACGAGGACCCCCGCCTGCTCTTCGGACTCTCAGAGTTGAGCTTCGGTACGCGGAACGGACTGTGGCCGATCGCCAGCACCGACCGCGGCGAGACCCTGTTCCTTGTAGCCGCGGACGACACAGCGCCCTGGATTCTGATCGAGGACGGCGAGGGCGGCTGGGCACGGTTCGACATGAGCTTCGCCGAATGGCTCTACCGGTACCTCATCGGCGAAGACATGGCCGGCCCCAACACCTCCGCCTTCTACCCCGGCCCGGTACAGCTGTGCCGACTTCCGATGACCGCTGACGAACGGCCGGAGCCATGGAGCGGGCCTGACCGCGGTATGTGA
- the istA gene encoding IS21 family transposase produces MVLDQHRWLKLRRFRGLVESGAMSLSEIAKETGLNRRTVRKYLAAQAPVAPPRRAPNGQPRRRVVDEVAPLIDAMLRAEILIKGAVIHERLVKEYGFAGNYQRVKLYLQEARPRIAAELGIAPDELAGLHRRFEVVPGAQAQVDWGDKGKVLAHMGTPKVYSFHMTLSYSRDPFCCFTTSQDLATFFDCHRQAFAHFGGIPMAIVYDRTKTVVRRHVAPGEAVPLHPEAVAFSGHYDFDIDVLAAYRPTGKGRVERQVDIVRDHVLAGRAFSSLEEMDAAFMAWVPDRRSRTHRTHGEVIGNRAVRDHVALQPLPQAPYVVTQRHLRHVGKDCLVAFDANLYSVPARKVRARQLVEIRATKSQVMLHSTVPDANGETLLAVHARAVGRGARIVDETHWDGLPKGDNRRVTTGDIPLQPRHEEPLGEEAGPLKALLNRATAARIKVGTRPLSVYDELTGTRPFTTNSTPKEVR; encoded by the coding sequence GTGGTCCTGGATCAGCATCGATGGTTGAAGCTTCGCCGCTTTCGCGGTCTGGTCGAGTCCGGGGCGATGAGCCTTTCGGAGATCGCGAAGGAGACCGGACTCAACCGACGCACGGTGCGCAAATACCTGGCGGCACAGGCTCCGGTGGCTCCGCCGCGGCGGGCGCCCAATGGGCAGCCTCGCAGGCGCGTGGTGGACGAGGTCGCGCCGCTGATCGACGCCATGTTGCGAGCCGAGATCCTGATCAAGGGAGCGGTAATCCACGAGCGGCTGGTGAAGGAGTACGGCTTCGCCGGCAACTACCAGCGAGTGAAGCTCTATCTGCAGGAAGCAAGGCCCCGTATCGCGGCCGAGCTGGGCATTGCACCTGATGAACTGGCTGGACTGCACCGCCGGTTCGAGGTGGTCCCAGGGGCCCAGGCCCAGGTGGACTGGGGTGATAAGGGAAAGGTCCTCGCCCACATGGGCACCCCGAAGGTCTATTCGTTCCACATGACCTTGTCCTACTCGCGTGATCCGTTCTGCTGCTTTACCACCAGCCAGGATTTGGCGACGTTCTTCGACTGCCACCGCCAGGCATTTGCACACTTCGGTGGCATTCCGATGGCGATCGTCTATGACCGGACCAAGACCGTGGTCCGCAGGCATGTCGCCCCCGGAGAGGCTGTCCCCCTGCATCCTGAGGCGGTTGCATTCTCCGGACACTACGACTTCGACATCGACGTGCTGGCCGCCTATCGGCCGACGGGAAAGGGCCGGGTCGAACGGCAGGTCGACATCGTCCGCGACCACGTGCTGGCGGGGCGGGCCTTCTCCTCCCTCGAGGAGATGGATGCCGCGTTCATGGCCTGGGTTCCCGACCGCCGGTCGCGCACTCACCGCACCCATGGCGAAGTCATCGGCAACCGGGCAGTCCGCGATCACGTGGCTCTGCAGCCTCTTCCGCAGGCACCCTATGTGGTCACGCAACGGCACCTGCGACACGTCGGCAAGGACTGCCTGGTCGCTTTCGACGCGAACCTCTACTCGGTGCCGGCCCGCAAGGTCCGCGCCCGCCAACTCGTCGAGATCCGGGCCACGAAGTCCCAGGTCATGCTCCACTCCACCGTCCCGGACGCCAACGGCGAGACCCTGCTGGCCGTCCACGCAAGGGCTGTTGGCCGCGGCGCCCGAATCGTGGACGAAACGCACTGGGACGGTCTCCCCAAGGGGGACAACCGCCGGGTCACCACCGGTGACATCCCGCTCCAGCCTCGCCACGAGGAGCCGCTCGGCGAGGAGGCTGGGCCGCTCAAGGCCCTGCTCAACCGGGCTACCGCCGCCCGCATCAAGGTCGGCACCCGCCCGTTGTCGGTCTATGACGAGCTGACCGGCACCCGTCCCTTCACCACCAATTCGACGCCGAAGGAGGTCCGTTGA
- a CDS encoding IS5 family transposase yields MTAMVKRLVPDGLWELFQRAVPAAPVRPQGGGRRRYGDRQVLAAIVFVATTGCTWRQLPPGFGPSGPTAHRHFTEWSQARVWGKLHRLVLDELGARGGLDWSRCAIDSVNMRALKGGPDGPESRRSRQEGIEDPPDHGADRSALSIGISAANTHDSQGLEPMVRGIPPIRSRRGPRRRRPAKLHGDKGYDFDWLRTWLRSRSITPRIARRGIESSQRLGRHRWTVERTVAWLSGCHRLHRRYERKAEHFLAFAGIAAALICYRRLTA; encoded by the coding sequence GTGACAGCGATGGTGAAGCGTCTGGTTCCAGACGGGTTGTGGGAGTTGTTCCAGCGGGCGGTTCCGGCGGCGCCGGTGCGGCCGCAGGGTGGGGGAAGGCGCCGGTATGGGGACCGGCAGGTGCTGGCTGCCATCGTGTTCGTGGCAACGACCGGCTGCACGTGGCGACAACTTCCGCCGGGCTTCGGCCCGTCCGGGCCGACCGCGCACCGCCACTTCACCGAGTGGAGCCAGGCCCGCGTATGGGGCAAGCTCCACCGCCTGGTCCTGGACGAGCTCGGCGCACGCGGCGGACTGGACTGGTCGCGGTGCGCGATCGACTCGGTGAACATGCGAGCCCTCAAAGGGGGACCTGACGGGCCCGAATCCCGTAGATCGCGGCAAGAAGGCATCGAAGATCCACCTGATCACGGAGCGGACCGGTCTGCCCTCTCCATTGGGATCTCGGCTGCCAACACCCACGACAGTCAGGGTCTGGAGCCTATGGTGCGGGGCATCCCACCCATCCGCTCCCGCCGCGGGCCGCGCCGCCGTCGACCGGCCAAGCTGCACGGTGACAAGGGCTACGACTTCGACTGGCTGCGCACGTGGCTCCGCTCCCGCAGCATCACACCGCGCATCGCGCGCCGGGGCATCGAATCCTCCCAGCGCCTTGGCCGTCACCGTTGGACCGTGGAGCGCACGGTGGCGTGGCTGTCCGGATGCCACCGTCTGCACCGCCGCTACGAGCGCAAGGCCGAACACTTCCTGGCGTTCGCCGGCATCGCAGCCGCCCTGATCTGCTACCGCAGGCTGACAGCCTGA